A single Phoenix dactylifera cultivar Barhee BC4 chromosome 1, palm_55x_up_171113_PBpolish2nd_filt_p, whole genome shotgun sequence DNA region contains:
- the LOC103704331 gene encoding PH, RCC1 and FYVE domains-containing protein 1-like, protein MADPSDYGGVDRDIDKVRVALKKGTLLLKYGRKGKPKFYPFRLSNDETSLIWISSSGEKSLKLASVSRIISGQRTSVFQRYPCPDKDYQSFSLIYNNEKRSLDLICKDKVEAELWFAGLKALISSGQYGRSKIDGRSDGGFSFDDGRDLISNYLDYKCTDTILDSPQSKINTISLPKDHSFENLVYSERSHPTSMQVKGASSDIRVSVSSAPSTSSHGSAQDDGDAFGDVYVWGEVICDSSGRVGTDRGIIPSSARTDILLPKPLESNVMLDIHHVACGVRHAALVTRQGEVFTWGEESGGRLGHGVRTDIVHPRLVESLSACNIDFVACGEFHTCALTMAGELFTWGDGTHNAGLLGHGTDACHWIPKRISGPLEGLQVSFVSCGTWHTALITTAGQLFTFGDGTFGVLGHGNRETVLYPKEVESLMGLRTIAVSCGVWHTAAVVDVIVTQSSTSSGKLFTWGDGDKYRLGHGDKEPRLEPTCVASLIDYNFHKLACGHSLTIGLTTSGHVFTMGSTVYGQLGNPQSDGKFPCLVEDKLVGESVGEVACGSYHVAVLTATGEVYTWGKGANGRLGHGDLEDRKTPTLVEALKDRAVKHIACGSSFTAAICHHKWVSGAEQSQCSACRQAFGFTRKRHNCYNCGLVHCHSCSSRKALRAALAPNPGKPYRVCDSCYVKLNKVLESGGINNKKNVIPRPSGESKDRLDKVDTKLSKSALSSNVDLIKNLDTKAAKQGKKSDSLSLIRNSRVPSNLQLKGIAFTAEVDEQQAVPRPVHTSVQSENHSRSVSPFSRKPSPPRSATPIPTMSGLSFSKREADNLKKTNEHLNQEVQKLRAQVHSLMQRCEVQEFELQTSAKKAQEAMKLAAEESAKSKAAKEVIKSLTAQLKEMAERLPHEVHESNALRSIHLPNGIDPSAIQHSDLHEEHLLRNNDSNDPYVHPTTTIYSGHKNGSSGESDAAKDICEAHEMRMHFQNHRVPNPNEDEILKTQDHSNGEMPSTNSRIKDSDSKESKPLENNNSLKPGSPTSASNQVEAEWIEQYEPGVYITLITLHDGTIDLKRVRFSRRRFGEKQAETWWSENRERVYEKYNIRGSDRASSAVPTQSAS, encoded by the exons ATGGCAGATCCTTCTGACTACGGGGGTGTCGATCGGGACATCGACAAG GTACGTGTTGCTCTAAAGAAGGGTACTCTGTTGCTTAAATATGGTCGTAAAGGGAAGCCAAAGTTTTACCCATTCAGACTATCCAAT GATgaaacttctttgatttggattTCAAGTAGTGGAGAAAAAAGTTTGAAGTTGGCTTCTGTTTCAAGAATTATCTCAGGACAAAGAACT TCTGTTTTTCAACGATACCCGTGTCCTGACAAAGACTACCAGTCCTTCTCACTTATATACAACAATGAAAAACGGTCTCTTGATCTG ATATGCAAAGATAAAGTTGAGGCAGAGCTGTGGTTTGCAGGCCTCAAGGCATTGATTTCCTCGGGCCAATATGGGCGTTCAAAGATAGATGGACGGAGTGATggaggattttcttttgat GATGGTAGAGACTTGATATCTAACTATTTAGATTACAAGTGTACCGATACCATACTAGATAGTCCTCAGAGCAAGATAAATACCATTAGTTTACCCAAAGACCATTCCTTTGAAAATTTGGTATATTCAGAAAGATCACATCCGACAAGTATGCAAGTAAAAGGAGCTTCTTCGGATATTAGAGTCAGTGTATCTAGTGCCCCTAGCACATCTAGTCATGGCTCTGCACAGGATGACGGTGATGCTTTTGGGGATGTATATGTGTGGGGCGAAGTCATATGTGACAGTTCTGGCAGGGTTGGCACTGATAGAGGTATTATCCCTTCCAGTGCAAGAACTGACATCCTCCTGCCGAAGCCTTTAGAGTCCAATGTAATGCTGGACATTCACCATGTGGCCTGTGGTGTCAGGCATGCCGCCCTTGTTACAAGGCAGGGAGAAGTATTTACATGGGGTGAAGAATCTGGTGGACGCCTTGGCCATGGAGTTCGGACCGACATTGTTCACCCTCGGCTTGTCGAATCTTTATCAGCCTGTAATATAGACTTTGTTGCCTGTGGGGAGTTCCATACTTGTGCACTTACTATGGCCGGCGAACTTTTTACTTGGGGAGATGGCACCCATAATGCAGGACTTCTTGGTCATGGCACTGATGCCTGTCACTGGATACCTAAAAGAATTTCAGGACCTTTGGAGGGGCTTCAGGTCTCTTTTGTTTCTTGCGGCACGTGGCATACGGCCTTGATTACAACAGCTGGACAGTTATTTACATTTGGTGATGGTACCTTTGGTGTCTTGGGGCATGGAAACCGAGAAACTGTTTTATATCCAAAGGAAGTAGAATCTTTGATGGGGTTGAGAACAATTGCTGTTTCATGTGGTGTATGGCATACTGCTGCAGTGGTAGACGTTATTGTGACACAGTCCAGCACATCGTCTGGAAAATTATTCACTTGGGGTGATGGAGACAAGTATCGCCTAGGCCATGGTGATAAGGAGCCACGACTTGAGCCCACTTGCGTAGCCTCTCTAATTGATTACAATTTTCATAAGTTAGCCTGTGGTCATAGTCTTACAATTGGCTTGACCACCTCTGGACATGTTTTCACCATGGGAAGTACTGTTTATGGTCAGCTCGGCAATCCCCAGTCTGATGGAAAGTTTCCATGCTTAGTTGAAGACAAGCTAGTTGGTGAATCTGTTGGAGAGGTTGCTTGTGGTTCGTATCATGTTGCGGTCTTGACAGCCACAGGTGAAGTTTACACATGGGGTAAGGGAGCTAATGGAAGATTGGGACATGGTGACCTTGAGGATCGTAAAACACCTACACTTGTTGAAGCTTTAAAGGACAGAGCAGTCAAGCATATTGCTTGTGGATCAAGCTTCACAGCTGCCATATGTCACCATAAATGGGTGTCAGGTGCAGAGCAGTCTCAGTGTTCAGCATGTAGACAGGCTTTTGGATTTACTCGAAAGAGGCACAATTGTTACAACTGTGGACTTGTACACTGTCATTCATGCAGCTCTAGAAAGGCTTTGAGAGCGGCATTAGCTCCAAATCCTGGGAAACCTTATCGTGTATGTGATTCCTGTTATGTGAAACTGAATAAAGTTTTGGAGTCTGGGGGAattaataataagaaaaatgtTATACCCCGCCCCTCAGGTGAAAGCAAAGATAGGCTTGATAAGGTGGATACAAAATTGTCCAAATCTGCTTTATCTAGCAATGTGGATTTGATCAAGAATTTGGACACAAAGGCTGCCAAACAAGGGAAGAAATCTGACTCCTTGTCTTTGATTCGCAACTCTCGAGTTCCTTCAAATTTGCAGCTGAAAGGTATTGCTTTTACTGCTGAAGTTGATGAGCAACAAGCAGTTCCCAGACCAGTCCACACATCAGTCCAGTCCGAAAATCATTCCAGATCTGTTTCACCTTTCTCAAGAAAACCTAGTCCTCCACGCTCTGCAACACCTATTCCCACGATGTCAGGTCTTTCATTCTCCAAAAGAGAGGCTGACAATCTGAAGAAAACAAATGAGCACCTGAATCAAGAAGTTCAGAAATTACGTGCCCAG GTTCATAGTCTAATGCAACGGTGTGAAGTTCAAGAATTTGAGTTGCAGACATCGGCAAAGAAAGCTCAAGAAGCCATGAAATTAGCTGCAGAGGAATCTGCAAAGTCTAAAGCAGCAAAAGAGGTTATAAAATCCTTGACTGCACAG CTAAAAGAAATGGCAGAAAGGCTTCCACATGAGGTCCATGAGAGCAATGCCTTAAGATCAATCCACTTGCCAAATGGCATTGACCCATCTGCTATTCAGCACTCTGATCTGCATGAAGAGCACCTGTTGAGAAATAATGATAGCAACGATCCATATGTGCATCCAACCACAACTATTTATTCAGGTCATAAAAATGGATCCTCCGGCGAAAGTGATGCAGCAAAAGACATTTGTGAAGCTCATGAGATGAGAATGCATTTTCAGAATCATCGGGTTCCAAACCCCAATGAAGATGaaatattgaaaacacaagaCCACAGCAATGGAGAAATGCCATCAACTAACAGTAGAATAAAGGATTCTGACAGCAAGGAATCCAAACCCCTGGAAAACAACAACAGTTTAAAGCCTGGAAGCCCCACTTCAGCTAGTAATCAGGTTGAGGCTGAATGGATAGAACAATATGAACCTGGTGTATATATAACTCTCATTACCCTTCATGATGGAACTATAGATTTGAAGAGGGTGCGATTCAG TCGGAGAAGGTTTGGTGAAAAGCAAGCCGAAACATGGTGGTCAGAAAACCGTGAGAGGGTGTATGAGAAATATAACATTCGTGGGTCAGATAGGGCCTCATCAGCAGTGCCCACTCAATCTGCATCCTGA
- the LOC103704330 gene encoding U-box domain-containing protein 27-like yields MGGRESSRRRRVRPLEVRLPTYFRCPISLEVMKSPVSLCTGVTYDRASIQRWLDSGNRTCPATRQPLPSTDLVPNLTLRRLIHLWSSTSSSSAVADDISSSPDPLPSLRDLAAFFSDPAVDDTEKNRLLAAGGLAPALAAQIVKEDAGMETVEAAIRVLALVLSMDGTHEGNGRVAISALLADLDGSVSALIAVLQKGSSLESRIDSARVLDSILSSPSDCVAEGTKISIAEKPELIPELVRLIGGETKVDPAAADAGLRCLTGILAAAGRRVRVPMVRAGLVAAAARALAEEDVAAGAAERALRVMEEVAACAEGRAAICEAAEECVGAVMGRVMRVGREGREAAVVVLWAVCCGGGGDQRAREAVAGASGGLAKILVLKQGDCSPAAGRMAGDLLRIFRADAKSCLAGYDSKTIHITPF; encoded by the coding sequence ATGGGGGGAAGAGAGAGTAGTAGGAGGAGGAGGGTACGGCCACTGGAGGTGAGGTTACCGACCTACTTCCGGTGCCCGATCTCGCTCGAGGTGATGAAGTCTCCGGTCAGCCTTTGCACCGGCGTCACCTACGACCGCGCCTCCATCCAGCGCTGGCTCGACTCTGGTAACCGCACCTGCCCTGCCACCCGCCAGCCACTCCCTTCCACCGACCTCGTTCCCAACCTCACCCTCCGCCGCCTCATCCACCTCTggtcctccacctcctcctcctccgccgtcgCCGACGACATCTCCTCCTCCCCCGATCCCCTCCCTTCTCTCCGCGACCTCGCCGCCTTCTTCTCCGACCCCGCCGTCGACGACACCGAGAAGAACCGCCTCCTCGCCGCCGGCGGCCTCGCGCCCGCCCTCGCCGCCCAGATCGTCAAGGAGGACGCCGGAATGGAGACGGTGGAGGCGGCGATCAGGGTCCTCGCGTTGGTCCTCTCCATGGATGGCACCCACGAGGGCAACGGAAGGGTCGCGATTTCCGCCCTTTTGGCCGATCTGGATGGATCCGTCTCCGCCCTCATCGCCGTGCTCCAGAAAGGCAGCAGCTTGGAATCCCGGATCGATTCCGCTCGGGTTCTCGATTCGATCCTCTCGTCGCCCTCCGATTGCGTCGCCGAGGGGACCAAGATCTCGATCGCGGAGAAGCCGGAGCTGATCCCGGAGCTGGTCCGGCTGATCGGCGGCGAGACTAAGGTGGATCCGGCGGCGGCCGACGCGGGGCTGCGGTGCCTGACCGGTATCCTGGCGGCGGCGGGTCGGCGGGTACGGGTGCCGATGGTGAGGGCAGGGTTGGTGGCGGCGGCCGCGCGGGCGCTGGCGGAGGAGGATGTGGCGGCGGGGGCGGCGGAGCGGGCGCTGCGGGTGATGGAGGAGGTGGCGGCGTGCGCGGAGGGGCGGGCGGCGATCTGCGAGGCAGCGGAGGAGTGCGTGGGGGCGGTGATGGGGCGGGTGATGAGGGTGGGGAGGGAGGGGAGGGAGGCGGCGGTGGTGGTGCTGTGGGCGGTGtgctgcggcggcggcggcgaccaGAGGGCGAGGGAGGCGGTGGCGGGTGCGAGCGGGGGACTGGCGAAGATCCTGGTGTTGAAGCAGGGTGACTGCTCCCCGGCGGCGGGGAGGATGGCCGGCGATCTGCTGAGGATCTTCCGGGCTGATGCCAAGAGCTGCCTCGCCGGATACGACAGCAAGACCATCCACATCACGCCCTTCTAA